The genomic window GCGCTCACGCTCACGGCGCCACAGGTCGCGGACGACTTCCGCCACCTTGATGACATCGCCAGAAGCGAGCTTCTCCAGATTTGCCTTGTATCGGCGGGACCAGTTGGTCGGCTCTTCGGTGTACGGCGCGCGCAGCACCTCGAAGACCCGATCCAGACCCTCCTGACCGACCACGTCGCGTACGCCGACGAACTCCGCATTGTCCGCGGGTACGCGCACCGTCAAGTCGCCCTGAGCGACCTTGAGCACCAAGTAGGTCTTGTCCACGCCTTTGATCTGGCGAATTTCGATAGCCTCGATCAGCGCGGCCCCGTGATGGGGATAGACCACGGTGTCGCCAACCTTGAACGTCATGTGACAGGTACCCCTTCCGTGGCTATCCAGGGTAACACGGGAACGCCCTCATCTGAATGGCGTTTTCGCAGGTCAGGGCATATCTCGGGGCTTGACAAGCGCCCCTGGAACGTGCTGGAGGGTGCCACGCTCACGCGGTATCCGCAGGTCGGAGCGGGTATACGGGGAAGCGGAAACACACGCGTCACACCCTCGGAGACCCGGGAACAGCGGTCGATACGTCCCGTTTTGTCGCTCCCGGACGAGTGGATCTTCGCTACTCCGTTCGGGTTCCCGGTCGTTGAAGATCCAATTTTGCACGTTCATGGAAATCCCCGAGCGCCCGCCCGTGTCGATCCGCCGGTAATCACACCGTGGTAATGCCGGAATACATTGCGGGCATGTTGCCGGACGTGGCGGCGCGGTGGCGCCCGGCGCTTCCTGCCTGCTCGGACGGCGGCGTCCTGGCTGCTCAGGCGGCGGCGTCCTGCCTGCTCGGGCGGGTACGGCGGCCGGGGTGCCGGCCGGCGCGCACCACCGCTCGGGTGAGGGGGCGTCACGGAGGGACCACCCGATGTGTGGGCGCGCGGGAGGCTCGGTAATCTAAGGCCGCCGGAAGATCGTCAGATACCTCCCCAAGGAGATGCCGCCGCCGTGGTCCGCAGCTTCCGACGCGTGGCCCTCGCCGCCGTCGTCGCGCTCTCGCTCGCCCCGCTCGCCGCCTGTGCGGCCGGGAACGGCGCACAGACCCTGAAGATCGAACCGGACAGCCAGTCGGCGACCGTGGGCGACATCCAGGTGCAGAACGCCTTCGTGCTCACCCAGAGCGGCGGCCCCGCCACCATCTCCGCGCGGCTGTTCAACAACGGCTCCGCCGACCAGACGCTGCAGGCCGTCAAGCTCGGCGGCGGCCAGTCGGCGCAGCTGTCGGCCGCCGGTGGCGCCGGCGGCACCATCACCGTCCCGGCGCACGGCACCGTGCTGCTCGGCGGCAAGGGCAACCCGGCCGCGACCCTCGCCGCCAGCGGCGAGTCGCTGCGCGACGGCGACGTACAGAGCGCGGTCTTCAACTTCAGCTCCACCGGCGCGGTCTCGCTGCCGATCTACGTGACGCCCGCGGCCGGCTTCTTCGAGCCGTACGGCCCCAGCTCGCTGCCGACCACGGCGGCACCGCTGCCGACCGACACCACCACCCCGACGGGCACGCCGACGGACACGACCACCCCGACGGACACCACGACGCCGACGGGCACTGCCACGCCGACGTCTTAAGGCGCGCCGACGTCGAAAGGCGTCGCCATGTACGCCGGAAAACACCGGTAAGGGGCCCGCACATGGTGCTGGACCCCTTACCGCGCACGGGACCGACCGTGGCGGCGGAGCGGTTTACGGCTCGAACTTGTAGCCGAGCCCGCGGACCGTCACCAGGTAGCGCGGCGCCCCCGGGTCGGGCTCGATCTTCGCGCGCAGCCGCTTGACGTGGACGTCGAGGGTCTTGGTGTCGCCGACGTAGTCGGCGCCCCACACCCGGTCGATCAGCTGCATACGCGTCAGCACCCGGCCGGCGTTCCGCAGCAGCATCTCCAGCAGGTCGAACTCCTTCAGCGGCAGGTCCACCTTGCCGCCGCCGACCGTGACGACGTGGCGGTCCACGTCCATCCGGACCGGACCGGCCTCCAGGGCGGCCGGGGAGATCTCCTCCGGCTCACCGCGGCGCCGCAGCACCGCGCGGATGCGGGCGACCAGCTCCCGCGAGGAGAACGGCTTGGTCACATAGTCGTCCGCGCCTATTTCCAGGCCGACGACCTTGTCGATCTCGCTGTCCTTGGCGGTCACCATGATCACCGGGACATTGGACTTGAGCCGCAGTTGGCGGCAGACCTCGGTGCCGGGCAGGCCCGGCAGCATGAGGTCGAGAAGTACCAGGTCGGCGCCGTTTCGTTCGAACTCGTCCAGCGCGTCGGGCCCGGTCGCGGAAATGGCGACCTCGAAGCCCTCCTTGCGGAGCATGTACGACAGCGCGTCGCTGAAGGACTCTTCGTCCTCGACGACGAGTACGCGGGTCACGGAAGGACCTCCGGGGCGGGGATGTGTTCGGGGAGGGTCTGGAACAGCTGGTCGTCCGACGGCTCGTCGGCCGGTTCAGCGTCCGCTTCGGCATCCGGGTCGGTGCCTGGCGGAAGCGCGCGGTCGCGGGCGATCCCGGCTTCGGGAAGCCGCAGTGTGAAGGTGGAGCCCTGGCCTTCCGCGCTCCACACGGTGACCTCGCCGCCATGGGTGGCGGCGACGTGTTTGACGATGGACAGGCCGAGCCCGGTGCCGCCGGTCGCCCGCGAGCGCGCCGGGTCCACCCGGTAGAAGCGCTCGAAGACCCGGTCGCGGTCCTTCTCGGAGATGCCGATGCCCTGGTCGGTGACGGATATCTCAATGAGATCGCCCCCGGCGGCGGCGATCCGGCGTCCTGCTATGCCGACCCGCGTGCGGGCCGGGCTGTAGTTGACGGCGTTCTCGACGAGGTTGCCGAGCGCT from Streptomyces sp. NBC_01198 includes these protein-coding regions:
- a CDS encoding CarD family transcriptional regulator; its protein translation is MTFKVGDTVVYPHHGAALIEAIEIRQIKGVDKTYLVLKVAQGDLTVRVPADNAEFVGVRDVVGQEGLDRVFEVLRAPYTEEPTNWSRRYKANLEKLASGDVIKVAEVVRDLWRRERERGLSAGEKRMLAKARQILVSELALAENTNEDKAEALLDEVLAS
- a CDS encoding DUF461 domain-containing protein yields the protein MVRSFRRVALAAVVALSLAPLAACAAGNGAQTLKIEPDSQSATVGDIQVQNAFVLTQSGGPATISARLFNNGSADQTLQAVKLGGGQSAQLSAAGGAGGTITVPAHGTVLLGGKGNPAATLAASGESLRDGDVQSAVFNFSSTGAVSLPIYVTPAAGFFEPYGPSSLPTTAAPLPTDTTTPTGTPTDTTTPTDTTTPTGTATPTS
- a CDS encoding response regulator transcription factor, with product MTRVLVVEDEESFSDALSYMLRKEGFEVAISATGPDALDEFERNGADLVLLDLMLPGLPGTEVCRQLRLKSNVPVIMVTAKDSEIDKVVGLEIGADDYVTKPFSSRELVARIRAVLRRRGEPEEISPAALEAGPVRMDVDRHVVTVGGGKVDLPLKEFDLLEMLLRNAGRVLTRMQLIDRVWGADYVGDTKTLDVHVKRLRAKIEPDPGAPRYLVTVRGLGYKFEP